The Pseudomonas alkylphenolica genomic sequence ACATAGTCGACCTGGCCCAGCAACAGCTTCTGGAACGCCTGGGTCAGATTCTGCGCTGGCGTCAGCCGCAACTGGCTCTTGGCGTAGGCTGAAAATTCGGGGGTAAGGCGCGCTTTTTCCGAAACACTGCCCTGATGCTCGCGCAGATCGGACAAGGTGTCGTAGACCAATGATGAATCGTGGCGGGTCCAGACCACGTACTCATTGCTTAGCAACGACGGGTGTACATAGTCCACCGCAGTGAGCTCAGCCACGGCGAAGGGCGAATCAATCAGCAGATCCACACGACCGCTACGCACCTCTTCCAGCGCCTGGTTGCGCGTTCCGCTATCGAGCACTTCAACCTTCAGCCCCAACTCGCCGGCGACCTGCTTGAACAGGTCGACGTTGGCGCCGATCAGGTGTTTGGGGTCTTGCGGATCGCGCCAGGAATAAGGCGGAGCGTCAGGGCTGCCGGTAGCCACCAGCCGCTCACATTTGCCTACGGCCCACGCCGGCAACGGCATCAGCAGCGTAGCGAACACCAGCGCCGTGTTGATCCGGCCATGCCATCCCATGCAACCCCTCCCTACCCTGTGTACCCAGAATGAAAAAGCCCGATCGGCCGGGCTGTGCAAGGCAGGCCTGCACAGCCCGAACGGATCGGGCTCTTTTATAAGTGAAGCGGCTGGATTAAACCAGCTTCTCCAGCTCAGGGATGGCTTCGAACAGGTCAGCGACCAGTCCGTAATCGGCCACCTGGAAGATCGGTGCTTCTTCGTCCTTGTTGATCGCAACGATCACTTTGGAGTCTTTCATGCCGGCCAGGTGCTGGATCGCGCCGGAGATACCGACGGCAATGTACAGCTGTGGCGCAACGATCTTGCCGGTCTGGCCGACCTGCATGTCGTTCGGTACGAAACCTGCGTCGACTGCGGCGCGCGAAGCACCCACTGCGGCGCCCAGCTTGTCAGCCAGGGCGTACAGGTGTTTGAAGTTGTCACCGTTCTGCATGCCACGCCCGCCCGAGACGACGATCTTGGCAGCGGTCAGTTCTGGACGATCGGACTTGG encodes the following:
- a CDS encoding substrate-binding periplasmic protein: MGWHGRINTALVFATLLMPLPAWAVGKCERLVATGSPDAPPYSWRDPQDPKHLIGANVDLFKQVAGELGLKVEVLDSGTRNQALEEVRSGRVDLLIDSPFAVAELTAVDYVHPSLLSNEYVVWTRHDSSLVYDTLSDLREHQGSVSEKARLTPEFSAYAKSQLRLTPAQNLTQAFQKLLLGQVDYVLAGRYAGMAMAQTLGMSNALIARGLPLDRPGLYLALSHNSACNDAWLRGQLAKKLTELPASGVSQAVLQRNVERWKAQMQVPLDAPKQ